One stretch of Roseibium sp. HPY-6 DNA includes these proteins:
- a CDS encoding LacI family DNA-binding transcriptional regulator, producing MPTIKDVARKAGVSVGTVSRVLANNETVKHPLKLKVQAAMKELDYKPNLAARALRTNSIDVIGLIVPDLTNPFFAQLAQNVEMEAAKRSHSVMVANSHDDAETEGTQISALLDRAVRGIIIVATAAGKNLKRADVPIISLDRRFGNYPLIATDHYDGSQKIADHLHALGHRRIAYIAGPLSMDVAQSRREGFVKRIEALSTPDDPIELTVHEGQFDYDAGEELGRTILANASANARPTAIAAASDQQAIGVLRCARDLKLDVPKDLSVAGFDDITLASLVVPRLTTLRQPIEALALAAVEQIFETMSASNDKAIAGEVVLRESTASP from the coding sequence ATGCCAACGATCAAGGACGTCGCCAGGAAGGCCGGTGTGTCAGTTGGTACAGTATCGCGTGTATTGGCAAACAACGAAACCGTAAAGCATCCGCTCAAGCTCAAGGTGCAGGCCGCGATGAAAGAGCTTGACTACAAGCCCAACCTCGCCGCACGCGCGCTGCGCACAAACAGCATCGACGTGATCGGGCTGATCGTGCCCGACCTCACCAATCCGTTTTTTGCGCAGCTCGCCCAGAATGTCGAAATGGAAGCGGCGAAACGCAGTCATTCCGTCATGGTGGCAAACTCCCACGATGATGCCGAAACGGAAGGAACGCAGATTTCCGCGCTGCTCGATCGCGCTGTCCGTGGCATCATTATTGTGGCAACAGCCGCCGGAAAGAACCTCAAGAGAGCCGACGTACCCATTATTTCGCTCGATCGCCGATTTGGAAACTACCCTTTGATCGCGACGGATCATTATGACGGGTCTCAAAAGATCGCGGACCACCTTCATGCGCTTGGCCACCGGCGGATCGCCTACATCGCCGGGCCGTTAAGCATGGATGTCGCGCAAAGCCGCAGGGAGGGTTTTGTGAAACGGATCGAAGCCCTTTCAACGCCCGACGATCCGATTGAGCTTACGGTCCATGAGGGCCAGTTTGACTATGACGCCGGCGAAGAACTCGGCAGGACAATACTCGCCAACGCGTCAGCGAACGCGCGGCCAACCGCAATCGCGGCAGCCAGCGATCAACAGGCGATCGGGGTTTTACGCTGCGCACGTGACTTGAAGCTGGATGTGCCGAAAGATCTCTCCGTCGCCGGTTTCGACGACATAACCCTTGCATCGCTCGTCGTCCCGCGGCTGACGACCCTTCGTCAACCGATAGAGGCGCTTGCGCTTGCAGCGGTTGAACAGATTTTTGAAACGATGTCTGCCTCCAATGACAAAGCGATTGCCGGGGAAGTCGTCCTGCGAGAGTCGACGGCATCGCCCTGA
- a CDS encoding DNA alkylation repair protein, with the protein MAIQQNNPDIDALHQSIATRLRALGDVSPYASDADEPDTRYLAYGVRAPQMKRFVAGYKADFRDLATEQKIELARRLINSGYGEQKTVALALLEQASSYFSPQHFDLLEQLLRGLHGWSKIDAYTGSFLRFVLEAHEEEFIDLLRSWTTDEDLWLRRASVVIFTRKVAKSGLHKDTALANCDVLVKDPERLVQTGVGWCLRDLMRWHREDVLPYVVDLRTKGVSSTITLYALRDIKGALREEILKKHT; encoded by the coding sequence ATGGCAATCCAGCAGAACAATCCCGACATCGACGCCCTGCATCAGTCTATCGCCACAAGGCTCCGTGCATTGGGCGACGTTTCTCCATATGCGTCTGACGCCGATGAGCCTGACACACGTTACCTTGCTTATGGCGTTCGAGCGCCGCAGATGAAGCGATTTGTTGCAGGCTACAAGGCTGACTTTCGTGACCTGGCGACGGAGCAGAAGATTGAACTGGCACGGCGGCTTATCAATTCAGGATATGGCGAGCAAAAGACTGTTGCGCTGGCCCTGTTGGAGCAGGCCTCAAGCTATTTCTCACCGCAGCATTTTGATCTCCTGGAGCAACTTCTAAGGGGATTGCATGGGTGGAGTAAAATCGATGCATACACCGGATCATTCCTGAGGTTCGTTCTCGAAGCTCACGAGGAGGAGTTCATTGACCTGCTTCGGTCTTGGACCACAGACGAGGATCTCTGGCTTCGCAGGGCGAGTGTTGTCATCTTCACACGAAAGGTCGCGAAGTCAGGCCTTCATAAAGACACAGCGCTTGCCAATTGTGATGTGCTGGTCAAAGACCCGGAACGTCTGGTGCAAACCGGAGTGGGGTGGTGCCTGCGGGATCTTATGCGTTGGCATAGAGAGGACGTGCTGCCTTATGTCGTTGACCTGCGGACCAAGGGGGTGAGCAGCACGATTACGCTCTACGCCCTAAGAGACATCAAGGGTGCGCTTCGCGAAGAAATATTGAAAAAGCACACTTAA
- a CDS encoding sugar ABC transporter ATP-binding protein produces MAAALLATSPEPAKSPAFLSVEGLKKHFVGVKALDGVSFSLEMGEVHALVGENGAGKSTLIKILSGVFPHDAGTISLAGEDYRPANPHVAKELGVQVVHQEFNLLDHLSIAENISVERMPTTRFGLLDKKEMNRRARTALDAIGLTDIDVKAPVSTLGIAHRQLVEISRALQCKSRILILDEPTATLTERETKRLFDIIASIKDEGVTVVFVSHHLDEVFAICDRVTVFRNGVSIGTDHISETTPDGVVLKMVGRQLAATSNDADPSRMTGEVALRLEDIRTQANPKETGVSFELRHGEIVGIAGLVGAGRTEILRGIFGVDPIRSGRILQGSNEVRFSGPRDAIAAGIGFVTEDRKDEGLILDMPIAANISLANMSAVSKSGLLQFSQENRCSREGGERLKLKYGKLSDAVSSLSGGNQQKVVLAKWLARNPKVLLLDEPTRGVDVGAKAEIYTILKELARSGVALLVVSSEMPELMTLADRILVLAEHEIQGELKRPEFSEENILKLAYGQARQAGGHTQ; encoded by the coding sequence ATGGCAGCCGCATTGCTTGCAACCTCGCCCGAACCAGCCAAGAGCCCTGCGTTTCTGTCCGTTGAAGGACTGAAGAAACACTTTGTTGGGGTCAAGGCACTTGATGGCGTCAGTTTCTCGCTCGAAATGGGCGAAGTACATGCCCTTGTTGGAGAAAACGGGGCCGGCAAATCCACTCTCATCAAAATTCTTTCCGGGGTCTTTCCGCACGATGCCGGCACCATTTCTCTGGCAGGCGAAGACTACCGGCCAGCGAACCCGCACGTTGCCAAGGAACTTGGTGTCCAGGTTGTTCACCAGGAATTCAATCTGCTGGATCATTTGAGCATCGCGGAAAACATCTCCGTGGAAAGAATGCCGACAACCCGTTTCGGCCTTTTGGACAAAAAGGAAATGAACCGGCGCGCGCGAACGGCACTGGATGCAATTGGCCTGACCGACATAGACGTCAAAGCCCCGGTCAGCACTCTTGGGATCGCGCATCGCCAGCTCGTTGAAATTTCAAGGGCGCTGCAATGCAAAAGCCGGATCCTGATCCTGGACGAACCAACTGCAACGCTGACCGAGCGGGAAACCAAACGGCTCTTCGATATCATTGCGTCCATCAAGGATGAAGGTGTCACGGTCGTCTTCGTGTCTCATCACCTCGACGAAGTGTTCGCCATTTGCGACCGAGTGACAGTGTTTCGAAACGGCGTTTCCATCGGGACGGACCATATTTCTGAGACCACGCCCGATGGGGTCGTTCTGAAGATGGTCGGCCGCCAGCTTGCCGCGACTTCCAACGACGCCGATCCATCCCGAATGACCGGCGAGGTCGCACTGCGCCTTGAAGATATTCGAACGCAGGCGAACCCGAAAGAGACCGGTGTTTCCTTCGAGCTCCGGCATGGCGAAATTGTCGGCATTGCAGGACTTGTAGGTGCGGGGCGAACGGAAATCCTGAGAGGTATTTTCGGCGTCGACCCGATCAGGTCCGGCCGCATCCTCCAAGGAAGCAACGAGGTGCGTTTCAGCGGACCACGCGATGCGATTGCAGCCGGCATCGGCTTTGTCACCGAGGATCGGAAGGACGAAGGCCTGATTTTGGACATGCCGATCGCCGCAAATATTTCCCTTGCCAACATGAGCGCCGTTTCCAAATCCGGATTGCTGCAGTTTTCGCAAGAAAACCGGTGTTCGCGTGAAGGCGGCGAACGGTTGAAGCTGAAGTACGGCAAGTTGTCAGACGCTGTGTCCAGCCTTTCAGGCGGCAACCAGCAAAAAGTCGTTCTCGCCAAATGGCTGGCACGAAACCCGAAAGTGCTCTTGCTGGACGAACCGACCCGTGGTGTCGATGTCGGCGCGAAAGCGGAAATCTACACAATACTCAAGGAGCTGGCGCGCAGCGGCGTGGCGTTGCTCGTGGTGTCATCGGAGATGCCGGAGTTGATGACGCTCGCAGACCGCATTCTTGTCCTCGCCGAACATGAAATCCAAGGCGAGCTGAAGCGTCCCGAATTCTCGGAAGAAAACATCCTGAAACTGGCCTATGGCCAGGCCCGGCAGGCCGGAGGACACACGCAATGA
- the rbsD gene encoding D-ribose pyranase, which produces MKRTALLNRHLSELVASLGHMDEIIVADAGLPAPHGVRVIDLAVSEGVPGVEDVLRALRGELIIESAMWAEEAPDTVSALMRKEIELWSAQTGNSVAVLRFSHEELKRRSGHARAIVRTGEFTPYANIILTSGVAF; this is translated from the coding sequence ATGAAACGTACGGCGCTATTGAACCGGCATCTGAGCGAGCTTGTGGCCTCGCTCGGACATATGGATGAAATCATCGTCGCCGACGCAGGTCTTCCAGCCCCTCATGGCGTAAGGGTTATCGATCTTGCCGTCAGCGAAGGCGTGCCCGGTGTTGAGGATGTGCTGCGGGCATTGCGCGGCGAACTGATCATAGAAAGCGCCATGTGGGCGGAAGAAGCGCCCGATACCGTATCCGCGTTGATGCGAAAAGAGATTGAACTGTGGTCCGCGCAGACCGGGAATTCGGTGGCCGTATTGCGGTTTTCGCATGAAGAACTGAAACGACGGTCGGGCCACGCGCGGGCGATTGTTCGCACCGGGGAATTCACACCATACGCCAACATCATCCTGACGAGCGGGGTCGCGTTTTGA
- the rbsK gene encoding ribokinase, which produces MKPIAVVGSVNVDLVSYLDRWPEVGETVAVRETNSSLGGKGANQAVASARLGADVTLVGAVGRDGFAQDARSQLGQSGVSSRLIEVPSVSTGLAFIDVGPDGDNMIRLSSGANQSVSSAHVTLHSEVIRNSGILLLQNEIGLSASLEAARIAREAGSFVIMDPAPAPDPAWKHATFGLFDVLTPNAHEAGILLGAQPTTLSDGEQAAKSLQKRGLRGAIVTMGDIGVAWSFDDRQGSLPALKVKSVDTVAAGDCFNGALAASLSEGEMMSNAIAFALRAASIATTRKGASISLPTRSDLDTFHVPEFA; this is translated from the coding sequence TTGAAACCTATTGCAGTTGTCGGCAGCGTCAATGTCGATCTGGTCAGCTATCTTGATCGCTGGCCGGAAGTTGGTGAAACCGTTGCTGTCCGCGAGACAAATTCGTCACTTGGCGGCAAGGGAGCCAATCAGGCCGTGGCGTCCGCTCGGCTTGGCGCGGACGTCACCCTGGTCGGAGCGGTTGGCAGAGACGGCTTCGCACAAGATGCCAGATCGCAACTCGGCCAATCGGGTGTCAGTTCCCGCCTGATTGAGGTTCCGAGCGTCTCAACGGGTCTTGCGTTCATTGATGTCGGACCCGACGGTGACAACATGATCCGCCTGTCCAGCGGTGCGAACCAGTCTGTTTCAAGTGCCCATGTGACACTTCATTCAGAAGTCATCCGGAACAGCGGTATTCTTTTGCTTCAGAACGAAATTGGATTGAGCGCCTCCCTGGAGGCCGCCAGAATTGCGCGCGAAGCCGGGAGTTTCGTCATCATGGATCCGGCCCCCGCTCCAGACCCCGCCTGGAAGCACGCAACATTCGGTTTATTTGACGTTCTGACGCCAAACGCACATGAAGCTGGAATCTTGTTGGGAGCGCAGCCCACGACGCTATCCGACGGCGAACAAGCGGCAAAGTCGCTCCAGAAAAGGGGATTGCGCGGTGCCATTGTGACAATGGGAGACATCGGCGTTGCCTGGTCTTTCGATGATCGTCAGGGATCACTGCCGGCACTCAAGGTGAAAAGCGTTGATACGGTTGCCGCCGGTGACTGTTTCAACGGAGCATTGGCGGCATCCCTGAGCGAAGGTGAAATGATGAGCAATGCAATCGCCTTTGCGCTGCGCGCGGCTTCGATTGCAACTACCCGCAAGGGAGCTTCCATTTCGTTGCCGACCCGCTCGGACCTGGACACCTTCCATGTTCCGGAATTTGCCTGA
- a CDS encoding ABC transporter permease, producing the protein MTTQTLSETMPQPTRFSIRTILQNAGIGLALLALILFFSVFTEHFLTPNNITNILTQITINLVLAVGMTFVILIGGIDLSVGSVMAFAAVVAGKAITLPGFGPAEAIALAIVAATLTGVLCGMINGVISAYWALPSFIITLGMLNIARGAALQVSDAQTIYSFPYAFEEFGSAMIYGIPVVFLVALFLVLIAWFVLNFTVFGRLLYGIGNNEEAVRLAGHSVYWYKVAAFTICGFTAGIAAIVYMARLNISSPIAGIGFELNAIAAVIIGGTSLSGGRGSVIGTLLGAFIIGVLANGLILIGLSDFMRQMITGVVIIVAVVLDYYRAKYTSK; encoded by the coding sequence ATGACAACGCAGACCCTTTCTGAAACCATGCCCCAACCAACCCGTTTTTCCATACGCACCATTCTGCAGAACGCCGGCATCGGCCTTGCACTTTTGGCTCTCATTCTTTTTTTCTCGGTGTTTACGGAGCACTTCCTGACGCCGAACAACATCACCAACATTCTGACGCAGATCACCATCAATCTGGTCCTGGCGGTCGGCATGACATTCGTCATTCTGATTGGCGGAATCGATCTGTCGGTCGGTTCCGTGATGGCATTTGCAGCCGTTGTCGCCGGCAAGGCGATCACGTTGCCGGGCTTCGGACCGGCGGAGGCAATTGCACTCGCGATCGTCGCGGCAACGCTGACGGGTGTACTCTGCGGCATGATCAATGGCGTCATCAGCGCCTATTGGGCTTTGCCGTCATTCATTATCACGTTGGGGATGCTCAACATAGCGCGCGGAGCAGCGCTTCAGGTTTCTGACGCCCAGACCATTTATTCATTCCCGTATGCCTTTGAAGAATTTGGCTCTGCCATGATCTACGGCATTCCGGTGGTGTTTCTGGTTGCTCTGTTCCTGGTTCTCATAGCCTGGTTCGTGCTCAACTTCACTGTTTTCGGACGGCTGCTCTACGGTATCGGCAACAATGAGGAAGCGGTGCGTCTCGCAGGCCATTCGGTCTATTGGTACAAGGTCGCAGCCTTTACCATTTGCGGCTTCACGGCCGGTATTGCGGCGATCGTCTATATGGCACGGCTGAATATTTCCAGTCCGATTGCCGGTATTGGCTTTGAACTCAATGCCATTGCCGCCGTCATTATCGGAGGCACCAGCCTGAGCGGTGGACGCGGGTCTGTGATCGGAACCTTGCTGGGCGCTTTCATCATCGGCGTTCTGGCGAACGGATTGATCCTGATAGGCCTTTCCGACTTCATGCGCCAGATGATTACGGGTGTCGTCATCATCGTTGCCGTCGTGCTTGACTACTACCGCGCCAAGTACACTTCGAAATGA
- a CDS encoding sugar ABC transporter substrate-binding protein — MKLLKIAAAAATGLALLAGTAQADDKPVVGLIMKSLANEFFQNMMAGAQAHEEKRGDYKLLAVGMQNETDFESQINAVENFITQGVDAIVVAPADSRAMVRPLKKAMEAGIVVVNFDVALDTEAKAQQSVELAFVGPDNRGGAKLAGDALGKKLGAGGKVVIIEGNPGADNANQRRLGFEDSVAEFELELLDSRTAHWETEEANTVFSNMLTAHPDIQGVMAANDSMAIGVVKALESAGRDDIVVVGFDNIPAVGPMIADGRMLATVDQFGTDMAANSIDLALEVVKGGPALEGWVKTPIELVTAN, encoded by the coding sequence ATGAAGTTATTGAAAATCGCTGCCGCGGCAGCGACCGGTCTCGCTTTGCTTGCTGGAACCGCTCAAGCCGATGACAAACCGGTTGTAGGCCTCATCATGAAGTCGCTTGCCAACGAGTTTTTTCAGAACATGATGGCGGGCGCTCAGGCCCATGAAGAAAAGCGTGGCGACTACAAATTGCTCGCCGTCGGAATGCAGAACGAAACAGACTTTGAATCGCAGATCAACGCGGTTGAAAATTTCATCACACAGGGTGTCGATGCAATCGTGGTGGCCCCTGCCGATTCCAGAGCAATGGTCCGCCCTCTGAAGAAGGCAATGGAAGCCGGCATTGTCGTGGTCAACTTCGATGTGGCCTTGGACACGGAAGCCAAGGCGCAACAGAGTGTCGAACTCGCCTTTGTCGGACCCGACAACCGCGGCGGTGCAAAACTCGCCGGTGATGCGCTCGGCAAAAAACTTGGCGCAGGTGGCAAGGTCGTCATCATCGAAGGCAATCCAGGCGCTGACAATGCAAACCAAAGACGCCTCGGATTTGAAGATTCCGTCGCCGAGTTCGAACTTGAATTGCTCGATAGCCGCACAGCGCATTGGGAAACAGAAGAAGCCAACACTGTGTTTTCCAACATGCTGACGGCGCATCCGGACATACAGGGTGTAATGGCAGCAAACGACTCCATGGCCATCGGCGTCGTGAAGGCGCTGGAAAGCGCGGGCCGTGACGACATCGTTGTCGTCGGCTTCGACAATATTCCTGCGGTCGGCCCGATGATCGCTGATGGGCGCATGCTGGCGACTGTCGATCAGTTCGGAACCGACATGGCAGCGAATTCCATCGACCTCGCACTTGAGGTGGTCAAGGGCGGCCCGGCGCTTGAAGGCTGGGTAAAGACACCGATCGAGTTGGTGACCGCCAATTAA
- a CDS encoding CaiB/BaiF CoA-transferase family protein: protein MSAPLDGLKVVDFSQFLAGPYATLRLADLGADVIKIEKSGKGDLSRYLYVSDVLIDGESTIFHAINRGKRSIAVDLKLESDREKVWKLIDDADVVVQNFRPGVIERLGFGADAVRRRNPWIVYGSVSGYGGDNDWAALPGQDLLAQARSGIMWLSGAEQHGPVAIGLPVADVLAGAALTQGILALLVRRGITGEGGVVETSLIEAITDLQFELLSTFLNDGRQTPRRPRNNPAHSYLSAPYGVYATADGHIAVAMNDLQDLFACLGINQSLEGLDTFLDRDHIARLLNDHLKTQPTNIWIEKMVEADLWAAPVMDWHDLINSGILQKLGMIGDVQRGEQSFHSLLSPLRVDGKRQATTGAAPYLTTDAVDWFDTKR from the coding sequence ATGTCTGCTCCTTTGGACGGATTAAAGGTTGTCGATTTCAGCCAGTTTCTCGCCGGCCCTTACGCCACGCTCCGCCTTGCAGACCTCGGCGCCGATGTCATCAAGATCGAGAAAAGCGGAAAAGGTGATCTCTCCCGGTATCTGTACGTGTCGGACGTGCTGATTGATGGAGAAAGCACGATCTTTCACGCCATTAACCGCGGCAAACGCTCCATTGCAGTCGATCTGAAACTGGAGTCGGATCGCGAGAAGGTCTGGAAGCTGATTGATGATGCCGACGTGGTTGTCCAGAATTTTCGGCCAGGCGTTATAGAGCGTCTTGGGTTTGGAGCGGACGCCGTACGTAGAAGGAACCCGTGGATTGTCTACGGCTCGGTTTCGGGATACGGCGGAGACAATGACTGGGCGGCGCTGCCGGGTCAGGATCTTCTGGCCCAGGCCCGGAGCGGGATCATGTGGCTGTCAGGTGCGGAACAACACGGGCCCGTCGCAATCGGCTTGCCGGTCGCCGATGTTCTTGCCGGCGCTGCATTAACACAGGGCATTTTGGCGCTTTTGGTCAGGCGCGGAATAACGGGCGAAGGAGGCGTCGTCGAGACCAGTCTGATCGAGGCGATTACGGATCTTCAGTTCGAATTGCTGTCGACGTTTCTCAACGATGGACGGCAAACGCCCAGACGTCCACGCAACAATCCTGCGCATTCCTACCTGTCAGCACCCTACGGCGTATATGCGACGGCAGACGGACACATCGCAGTTGCCATGAATGACCTGCAAGACCTGTTTGCCTGTCTTGGAATAAACCAGTCCCTGGAAGGCCTGGATACCTTTTTGGATCGGGATCACATAGCCCGGCTACTCAATGACCACCTCAAAACCCAGCCAACAAACATATGGATTGAGAAAATGGTCGAGGCCGACCTTTGGGCGGCGCCAGTGATGGACTGGCACGATTTGATCAACTCCGGAATTCTTCAGAAGCTCGGCATGATTGGTGACGTTCAGCGCGGCGAACAGTCGTTTCATTCTCTGCTGTCACCTCTCCGGGTCGACGGCAAACGTCAGGCAACAACAGGGGCAGCACCTTACCTGACCACCGATGCTGTTGACTGGTTTGACACCAAACGATGA